One region of Streptomyces sp. CG4 genomic DNA includes:
- a CDS encoding bifunctional MaoC family dehydratase N-terminal/OB-fold nucleic acid binding domain-containing protein, whose translation MDPDALGARLKAYEGQSAAVAGVAKDPVNGPMIRHWCEAMGDTNPAYSGPYAIAPPTMLQAWTMGGLSGHEGRTGAYDDLLSLLDASGCTSVVATDCEQEYLRPLRPGDRVTFDSVIESVSGRKTTKLGTGHFVTTRTDVRVDGDLVGTHRFRILKYAPARRTPPAPRPRPVVNRDNAGFWEGVADRRLLIQRCTDCGTLRHPWLPGCNACGGPDWDTVEASGAGTVYSYVVMHHPPFPAFEPPYAVGLVELAEGVRMVSNVVGVPYDKVRIGLPVRVEFRTYEDAEGAEGALVLPVFRVVEGAAEGEG comes from the coding sequence GTGGATCCTGATGCGCTCGGCGCGCGGCTCAAGGCCTACGAGGGGCAGTCCGCCGCCGTCGCCGGAGTGGCCAAGGACCCGGTGAACGGGCCGATGATCCGGCACTGGTGCGAGGCCATGGGCGACACCAACCCGGCCTACTCGGGCCCGTACGCCATCGCCCCGCCCACGATGCTCCAGGCCTGGACGATGGGCGGCCTGTCCGGCCACGAGGGCCGCACGGGTGCCTACGACGACCTGCTGTCCCTCCTCGACGCCTCGGGCTGTACGTCGGTGGTGGCCACCGACTGCGAGCAGGAGTATCTACGGCCCCTGCGTCCGGGCGACCGGGTCACGTTCGACTCGGTGATCGAGTCGGTCTCCGGCCGCAAGACGACGAAGCTCGGCACCGGGCACTTCGTCACGACCCGTACGGACGTCAGGGTCGACGGCGACCTCGTCGGCACACACCGCTTCCGCATCCTCAAGTACGCCCCGGCCCGCCGCACACCCCCGGCCCCGCGTCCCCGCCCGGTGGTCAACCGGGACAACGCCGGCTTCTGGGAGGGCGTGGCCGACCGCAGGCTCCTCATCCAGCGCTGCACGGACTGCGGCACCCTGCGCCACCCCTGGCTGCCGGGCTGCAACGCGTGCGGCGGCCCGGACTGGGACACGGTCGAGGCGAGCGGCGCGGGGACGGTCTACTCGTACGTGGTGATGCACCACCCGCCCTTCCCGGCCTTCGAGCCGCCCTACGCGGTCGGCCTGGTCGAACTCGCCGAGGGCGTGCGGATGGTGAGCAATGTGGTCGGGGTGCCGTACGACAAAGTGCGGATCGGGCTGCCGGTCCGGGTGGAGTTCCGGACCTACGAAGATGCGGAGGGCGCGGAGGGCGCGCTGGTGCTGCCGGTCTTCCGGGTCGTCGAGGGTGCGGCCGAGGGCGAGGGCTGA
- a CDS encoding acyl-CoA dehydrogenase family protein: MHLAPTERQQRLRAELRAYFRAVLPDPREPDDARALLRRIGADGWLGIGWPVEYGGQGRGADEQFVFFDEANRAGAPVSMVTLNTVGPTLMTYGSEAQKACLLPRILSGEAVFAIGYTEPSAGTDLASLRTRAVREGDGWRIDGQKLFTSGAQHADWIWLACRTDPEAPKHRGISILLVPTDAPGFSWTPIETVGGQTTTATYYDGVRVPAANLVGTENDGWSLITGQLNHERVALAALGMQAEEFLAAALTAARTPDPVNLRRRIDEPWVRLRAAEAHARLAANRLLSWRLVADVGAGRLAPGEASGVKFAGTESTVATYRMCQEIAGEAGLVRSGSPGAFGDGELERRNRAAQINTFGGGVSEVQREIVATMRLGMRRGRR, translated from the coding sequence GTGCACCTCGCCCCCACGGAGCGGCAGCAGCGCCTGCGCGCCGAACTCCGCGCCTACTTCCGTGCCGTGCTGCCGGATCCCCGTGAACCCGACGACGCCCGCGCCCTGTTGCGCCGCATCGGCGCCGACGGCTGGCTGGGCATCGGCTGGCCGGTCGAGTACGGCGGCCAGGGCCGGGGTGCGGACGAGCAGTTCGTGTTCTTCGATGAGGCGAACCGGGCCGGCGCCCCGGTCTCCATGGTCACCCTCAACACGGTCGGCCCCACGCTCATGACCTACGGCAGCGAGGCGCAGAAGGCCTGCCTCCTGCCCCGCATCCTCAGCGGCGAGGCCGTTTTCGCGATCGGCTACACCGAGCCCTCCGCCGGCACCGATCTGGCCTCGCTGCGCACCCGCGCCGTACGCGAGGGCGACGGCTGGCGGATCGACGGCCAGAAGCTCTTCACCTCGGGCGCCCAGCACGCCGACTGGATCTGGCTCGCCTGCCGCACCGACCCCGAGGCGCCCAAGCACCGGGGCATCTCCATCCTGCTCGTCCCGACCGACGCGCCGGGGTTCTCCTGGACGCCGATCGAGACGGTGGGCGGGCAGACGACGACGGCCACCTACTACGACGGCGTCCGCGTCCCGGCCGCGAACCTGGTCGGCACCGAGAACGACGGCTGGTCGCTGATCACCGGCCAGCTCAACCACGAGCGGGTCGCGCTCGCCGCCCTCGGCATGCAGGCCGAGGAGTTCCTCGCCGCCGCGCTCACCGCCGCCCGTACACCCGATCCGGTGAATCTGCGGCGCCGGATCGATGAGCCGTGGGTACGTCTCCGGGCCGCCGAGGCGCATGCCCGGCTGGCGGCGAATCGCCTGCTCAGCTGGCGTTTGGTGGCCGACGTGGGGGCGGGCCGCCTGGCCCCGGGCGAGGCGAGCGGCGTGAAATTCGCGGGAACGGAATCGACTGTCGCGACGTATCGCATGTGTCAGGAGATCGCCGGCGAGGCGGGACTCGTCCGCTCCGGCTCCCCGGGAGCCTTCGGGGACGGCGAGCTGGAGCGACGGAACAGGGCGGCGCAGATCAACACGTTCGGGGGCGGGGTGAGCGAGGTGCAGCGAGAGATCGTCGCGACGATGCGGCTCGGGATGAGGAGGGGGCGGCGGTGA
- a CDS encoding PP2C family protein-serine/threonine phosphatase: MNAPHPPKVAGIDPTVPTSAQTVAPTPHAPGATGSPDAAPVPAPNAPAPGTLLQDRLAGWVSDLTTLHELTERLCRTDALEPALHELLRAGASLVGARRGLVALEPGDGLGPRTTLGLGLGRADLGHIETVPRSALPYDTGTTSEIVHPDLLAEDGLDPRHREVAARLGYAASYAVPLASQTAGRLGAAVWLYDEPAEPHERQRHLAGLYLRHATEHLARLVEVERTRARVATITEELLPTRLPRVPGVQLAARHRTGPRGGGDWYDALPLPDAALGLSVGSVTGSGPSAVAAMGRLRASLRAYAVMEGEDPVAVLSDLELLLRLTEPARSATALFAYCEPALRKVTLAGAGHSPPLLIGARRTEFAETSVSAPLGMLACWEAPSVEIQAEAGETVLLYTDGLLHRTGDPMDRAFARLHAAAASIPRTLRHDPGAVADHVLRTVLPNGMDAADSEEDVVLLAARFD; the protein is encoded by the coding sequence ATGAACGCCCCGCACCCTCCGAAAGTGGCCGGAATCGATCCCACTGTTCCGACGTCCGCACAGACTGTCGCGCCCACCCCCCACGCCCCGGGCGCCACCGGCTCCCCGGACGCCGCTCCCGTCCCGGCCCCGAACGCCCCCGCCCCCGGCACCCTCCTCCAGGACCGGCTGGCCGGCTGGGTCTCGGACCTCACGACCCTCCACGAACTCACCGAGCGCCTGTGCCGCACGGACGCGCTGGAGCCCGCCCTGCACGAACTGCTGCGCGCCGGAGCCTCCCTCGTCGGCGCCCGCCGCGGCCTCGTCGCCCTGGAGCCCGGCGACGGACTCGGCCCCCGCACCACCCTCGGCCTCGGCCTCGGCCGCGCCGACCTCGGCCACATCGAGACCGTCCCGCGCAGCGCGCTGCCGTACGACACCGGCACGACCAGCGAGATCGTCCACCCCGACCTGCTCGCCGAGGACGGCCTCGACCCCCGGCACCGCGAGGTCGCCGCCCGCCTCGGCTACGCCGCCAGCTACGCCGTGCCCCTCGCCTCCCAGACCGCGGGCCGCCTCGGCGCCGCCGTCTGGCTCTACGACGAACCCGCCGAGCCCCATGAACGGCAGCGCCACCTCGCCGGCCTCTACCTCCGGCACGCCACCGAGCACCTCGCCCGGCTTGTGGAGGTGGAACGCACCCGCGCGCGCGTGGCGACCATCACCGAGGAACTGCTGCCCACCCGGCTGCCCCGCGTGCCCGGCGTGCAGCTCGCCGCCCGGCACCGCACCGGCCCGCGCGGCGGCGGTGACTGGTACGACGCGCTGCCGCTGCCGGACGCGGCCCTCGGCCTGTCCGTCGGCTCGGTCACCGGCTCCGGGCCGAGCGCGGTGGCCGCGATGGGCCGGCTGCGCGCCTCGCTGCGGGCGTACGCCGTGATGGAGGGCGAGGACCCGGTCGCCGTCCTGTCCGACCTGGAGCTGCTGCTGCGGCTGACCGAGCCCGCCCGCTCCGCCACCGCGCTGTTCGCCTACTGCGAGCCCGCCCTGCGCAAGGTCACCCTGGCCGGCGCCGGACACAGCCCGCCGCTGCTGATCGGCGCACGGCGCACCGAGTTCGCCGAGACCTCCGTCTCCGCCCCGCTCGGCATGCTCGCCTGCTGGGAGGCACCCAGCGTGGAGATCCAGGCCGAGGCCGGAGAGACGGTCCTGCTCTACACCGACGGGCTGCTGCACCGTACCGGCGACCCCATGGACCGCGCCTTTGCCCGCCTGCACGCGGCCGCCGCGAGCATCCCGCGCACGCTGCGCCACGATCCCGGCGCCGTCGCCGACCACGTCCTGCGCACCGTACTCCCGAACGGCATGGACGCGGCCGACAGCGAGGAGGACGTGGTGCTGCTGGCGGCCCGCTTCGACTGA
- a CDS encoding acyl-CoA dehydrogenase family protein, translating into MDFTPTEAQNEARDLAARIFGDLATHDRLKAAGTGSDPELWKSLCAAGLVAAVAELGLLGLVLLLEEQGRTTAQAPYAASCVYGVLALTAHGSAEQRDRLLPAVEDGSAVVAGALPAQSGVRASARGELTGTVPVVPWLRDATHVLVADAERRLWLAPLGRGTGITPVELTAPWSAARLTLERAPAEPLGGRRAYADVLATARTAFAGLQAGVCAGSLARAVAHTGTREQFGRPLATRQAVQLRAADAHMDTEAIRVTAYESAWRRDAGLPYAPHALTAAWWASEAGQRVVHTGQHLHGGTGADLDHPVHRHFLWGRQLDAYLGCGAEVLQELGELIAHGG; encoded by the coding sequence ATGGACTTCACGCCCACCGAGGCACAGAACGAGGCCCGTGACCTGGCCGCGCGGATCTTCGGCGACCTCGCCACCCATGACCGGCTGAAGGCCGCCGGCACCGGCAGCGACCCGGAGCTGTGGAAGTCCCTGTGCGCGGCCGGGCTGGTGGCCGCCGTGGCGGAACTCGGCCTGCTGGGGCTGGTGCTGCTCCTGGAGGAACAGGGGCGGACGACGGCCCAGGCGCCGTATGCGGCGAGCTGTGTGTACGGAGTGCTGGCGCTCACCGCGCACGGCAGCGCGGAGCAGCGGGACAGGCTGCTCCCGGCGGTCGAGGACGGCTCGGCGGTGGTGGCGGGGGCGCTTCCCGCGCAGAGCGGTGTACGGGCCTCGGCGCGGGGTGAGCTGACCGGCACGGTCCCCGTCGTCCCCTGGCTGCGGGACGCCACCCATGTCCTGGTCGCCGACGCCGAGCGCCGGCTGTGGCTGGCCCCGCTCGGCCGGGGCACCGGCATCACCCCGGTCGAGCTGACGGCTCCCTGGTCGGCGGCCCGTCTCACTCTCGAGCGGGCTCCGGCCGAGCCGCTCGGCGGCCGGCGCGCCTACGCCGACGTCCTCGCCACCGCCCGTACGGCGTTCGCCGGGCTGCAGGCGGGCGTCTGCGCGGGCTCCCTCGCCCGGGCCGTCGCGCACACCGGCACCCGGGAGCAGTTCGGGCGCCCGCTCGCCACCCGGCAGGCCGTCCAGCTCCGGGCCGCCGACGCCCACATGGACACCGAGGCGATACGGGTGACGGCCTACGAGTCCGCCTGGCGGCGGGACGCCGGGCTCCCGTACGCCCCCCATGCGCTGACCGCCGCCTGGTGGGCGTCCGAGGCGGGCCAGCGGGTGGTGCACACCGGCCAGCATCTGCACGGCGGGACGGGAGCCGACCTCGATCATCCGGTGCACCGGCACTTCCTGTGGGGCCGGCAGCTGGACGCGTATCTGGGCTGCGGGGCCGAAGTGCTCCAGGAACTGGGGGAGTTGATCGCACATGGGGGGTGA
- a CDS encoding glycerophosphodiester phosphodiesterase → MTHAPQRSVQVVAHRGASEDAPEHTLAAYKKAIEDGADALECDVRLTADGHLVCVHDRRVNRTSNGRGAVSALELADLAALDFGSWKTREAWRGRDEEPDWVHRPEDPADTSVLTLERLLELVADAGRRVELAIETKHPTRWAGQVEERLLELLKRFGLDAPASAAESPVRIMSFSARSLHRVRAAAPTLPTVYLVQFLTPRLRDGRLPTGVRIAGPSIRIVRNHPGYVERLKRAGHQVHVWTVNEPEDVDLCVELGIDAIITNRPREVLRRLGRA, encoded by the coding sequence GTGACCCACGCACCACAGCGCTCCGTCCAGGTCGTCGCCCACCGAGGCGCCTCCGAAGACGCGCCCGAGCACACCCTGGCCGCCTACAAGAAGGCCATCGAGGACGGCGCCGACGCCCTCGAGTGTGACGTACGACTGACCGCCGACGGCCATCTCGTCTGTGTCCACGACCGCCGGGTGAACCGTACCTCCAACGGCCGCGGCGCCGTCTCCGCACTGGAGCTGGCCGATCTCGCCGCCCTCGACTTCGGCTCCTGGAAGACGCGCGAGGCCTGGCGCGGACGGGACGAGGAGCCCGACTGGGTGCACCGGCCGGAGGATCCGGCGGACACCTCGGTACTCACCCTGGAGCGGCTGCTGGAGCTGGTCGCGGACGCCGGGCGGCGGGTGGAGCTGGCCATCGAGACCAAGCACCCCACGCGCTGGGCCGGCCAGGTCGAGGAGCGGCTGCTGGAGCTGCTGAAGCGGTTCGGTCTGGACGCGCCGGCCTCGGCCGCCGAGTCCCCGGTCCGGATCATGAGTTTCTCGGCGCGTTCGCTGCACCGCGTGCGTGCCGCCGCGCCGACGCTGCCGACGGTCTACCTGGTGCAGTTCCTCACCCCGCGGCTGCGGGACGGGCGGCTGCCCACGGGCGTGCGGATCGCGGGGCCCTCGATCCGGATCGTGCGCAATCACCCCGGCTATGTGGAACGGCTGAAACGCGCCGGTCACCAGGTCCACGTCTGGACCGTGAACGAGCCCGAGGACGTCGATCTCTGTGTGGAGCTGGGCATCGACGCGATCATCACCAACCGCCCGCGCGAGGTGCTGCGCCGGCTGGGGCGTGCGTGA
- a CDS encoding bifunctional DNA primase/polymerase produces MREILGRRRRLLSRRNDRRPELISAALTFATEWQWPVLPGVAPDPRGRARCGCPDPECTVPGAHPFDPGLLAATTDARMVRWWWANRPSAPIVLATGGKAPCAVSLPALAASHALALLDRRGMRLGPVLASQNRWALLVRPYSLQQLGELLYAKDFVPGALRFHGEGGYLALPPSETGQGTVRWERAPLPGSAAPWVPDVEAVVDAAIDALTRTGVSAPEF; encoded by the coding sequence ATGCGCGAGATCCTCGGAAGGCGACGCAGGCTCCTGTCCAGGCGGAACGACCGGAGGCCTGAGCTGATCAGCGCGGCTCTGACCTTCGCGACCGAGTGGCAGTGGCCGGTACTCCCGGGCGTGGCCCCGGACCCGCGGGGGCGGGCCCGCTGCGGCTGCCCCGACCCGGAGTGCACGGTGCCCGGTGCGCACCCCTTCGATCCGGGTCTGCTCGCGGCCACGACCGACGCCCGCATGGTGCGCTGGTGGTGGGCCAACCGGCCGAGCGCGCCGATCGTCCTGGCCACCGGAGGCAAGGCGCCCTGCGCGGTCAGCCTGCCCGCGCTCGCCGCCTCGCACGCGCTCGCCCTGCTCGACCGGCGGGGCATGCGCCTCGGTCCGGTGCTCGCCTCGCAGAACCGCTGGGCGCTGCTCGTCAGGCCCTACTCCCTGCAGCAACTGGGCGAACTCCTCTATGCCAAGGACTTCGTCCCCGGTGCGCTGCGCTTCCACGGCGAGGGCGGCTATCTCGCGCTGCCCCCGTCCGAGACCGGCCAGGGCACCGTCCGCTGGGAGCGGGCTCCGCTGCCCGGCTCGGCCGCGCCGTGGGTGCCCGATGTGGAGGCCGTGGTGGACGCCGCAATCGACGCCCTCACTCGTACGGGTGTGAGCGCACCCGAGTTCTAG
- a CDS encoding bifunctional DNA primase/polymerase: MATPDRQATTLALAHALSAAERGLAVIPLSRTKLPALRSPHRDDPDPAGPRCHGECGRFGHGVYDASTDPFRIRELFAAAPWATGYGIACGLPPYHLIGIDLDTKSGTDSSTALRELALRHLFTIPETVVVRTPSGGRHLWLTGPPDVVVPNSAGRLAPGIDIRGAGGYLVGPGSRTEHGLYTTAPGTAQLAPAACPSSLLRLLVPPPRPAHPVPPPSLPAPGDHGRGLVHFVLSAHEGQRNTRLFWAACRAYENGIGPALVDPLTEAALNTGLSEREARATIASAARMTGHRP, translated from the coding sequence ATGGCCACCCCCGACCGGCAGGCCACGACGCTGGCCCTCGCACACGCCCTCTCAGCCGCCGAGCGCGGCCTGGCCGTCATCCCCCTGTCCCGGACGAAGCTCCCGGCCCTGCGCTCCCCCCACCGCGACGACCCCGACCCGGCCGGACCGCGCTGCCACGGCGAGTGCGGCCGCTTCGGTCACGGTGTGTACGACGCCTCGACCGACCCGTTCCGCATCCGCGAGCTGTTCGCCGCCGCGCCCTGGGCCACCGGCTACGGCATCGCGTGCGGGCTGCCGCCGTACCACCTGATCGGCATCGACCTGGACACCAAGTCCGGCACCGACTCCTCGACCGCGCTGCGCGAACTGGCCCTGCGCCACCTGTTCACGATTCCGGAGACGGTCGTCGTCCGCACGCCGAGCGGCGGGCGCCATCTGTGGCTCACCGGCCCGCCGGACGTGGTCGTGCCGAACTCCGCCGGCCGTCTCGCCCCCGGGATCGACATCCGCGGCGCCGGCGGCTATCTCGTGGGCCCCGGCTCCCGTACCGAGCACGGCCTGTACACGACCGCCCCCGGCACGGCGCAGCTGGCCCCCGCCGCCTGCCCGTCCTCCCTGCTGCGCCTGCTGGTACCACCGCCCCGGCCCGCGCACCCGGTCCCACCCCCGAGCCTTCCCGCTCCGGGCGACCACGGCCGCGGCCTCGTCCACTTCGTCCTCTCCGCGCACGAGGGGCAGCGCAACACCCGTCTGTTCTGGGCGGCCTGCCGCGCCTACGAGAACGGCATCGGCCCCGCCCTGGTCGACCCCCTGACCGAGGCGGCCCTCAACACGGGCCTGTCGGAACGCGAGGCCCGGGCGACGATCGCCTCGGCGGCACGGATGACGGGACACCGGCCCTGA
- a CDS encoding ATP-binding protein yields the protein MRHRKGIGRFPVQANGASTPWRGAKEVSGVALVVAQEVPTSSSMAVPHGPAGVGKARHRMRSQLRSGGVSESVIDDAVLILSELLSNACKHGRPLGDALAGDGDVRAAWRVDARGRLIVEVTDGGGPTRPAPATPSVTAHGGRGLNIITALADDWGVQDGVRGEVTVWVVVHEDVHDPDAGCRQNGFATRVTAPVLADLPGLDFADAFDDLG from the coding sequence ATGCGTCACCGGAAGGGGATTGGCCGGTTTCCGGTACAGGCCAATGGGGCATCCACACCGTGGCGTGGGGCAAAGGAGGTCTCGGGGGTGGCGTTGGTGGTGGCACAGGAGGTGCCCACGTCGTCGAGCATGGCCGTACCCCATGGCCCTGCGGGCGTGGGGAAGGCGAGGCACCGGATGCGTTCGCAACTGCGCAGCGGGGGCGTGTCCGAATCGGTCATCGACGATGCCGTACTGATCCTTTCCGAACTGTTGAGCAATGCCTGCAAACACGGGCGGCCCCTGGGCGACGCGCTGGCCGGCGACGGTGACGTGCGTGCCGCATGGCGGGTGGACGCACGGGGCCGGCTCATCGTCGAGGTGACGGACGGCGGCGGCCCGACCCGCCCGGCGCCGGCCACCCCGTCGGTGACGGCGCACGGCGGCCGGGGGCTCAACATCATCACGGCCCTCGCCGACGACTGGGGCGTCCAGGACGGCGTCCGCGGCGAGGTGACGGTCTGGGTGGTGGTCCACGAAGACGTCCACGATCCCGATGCGGGCTGCCGTCAGAACGGTTTCGCTACGCGCGTCACCGCCCCCGTACTCGCGGACCTGCCCGGCCTGGACTTCGCGGACGCGTTCGACGACCTGGGCTGA
- a CDS encoding DUF5926 family protein, with amino-acid sequence MAKKRLQTKAERPKLIDGEIPVVGAREPCPCGSGRRYKACHGRAAAHAVTELVHRPFEGLPGEGDWVALRELVPAATVELTLKDGLPEGVPSVTLATVLPMAWPALRRDDGSVLIGLQNDTASGDLSRDLADTLQRALQAEPGTPVQGRRAPAEGPRLQDLLDLQAPFEPVVQSGFEFWVPDAENATPEVTASLERANAAAIPTAKLTGVDAAYWCETPEKNHLRWVMPHSEEQLLDALARLHAAGRSNLGEGTRLVGSFRAHGLTVPVWDLPSGVTADDVEKPAAEFAERLAAALAATEPLTPEERRARGGLTNRQVTLN; translated from the coding sequence ATGGCCAAGAAGCGACTCCAGACGAAGGCCGAGCGGCCGAAGCTGATCGACGGCGAGATCCCGGTCGTCGGCGCCCGTGAACCCTGCCCCTGCGGCAGCGGCCGACGCTACAAGGCGTGCCACGGCCGGGCCGCGGCACACGCGGTGACCGAGCTGGTGCACCGCCCGTTCGAGGGGCTGCCCGGTGAGGGCGACTGGGTGGCGCTGCGCGAGCTGGTGCCGGCCGCGACGGTCGAGCTGACCCTCAAGGACGGCCTGCCCGAGGGCGTTCCCTCGGTCACGCTCGCCACGGTGCTGCCGATGGCCTGGCCCGCGCTGCGCCGCGACGACGGCTCGGTCCTGATCGGCCTGCAGAACGACACGGCGTCGGGCGACCTCAGCCGCGACCTCGCCGACACCCTGCAGCGTGCGCTCCAGGCCGAGCCCGGCACCCCCGTGCAGGGCCGCCGCGCCCCGGCCGAGGGTCCGCGGCTGCAGGATCTGCTCGACCTGCAGGCGCCGTTCGAGCCGGTCGTGCAGAGCGGCTTCGAGTTCTGGGTGCCGGACGCGGAGAACGCCACGCCGGAGGTGACCGCGTCCCTGGAGCGGGCGAACGCCGCCGCCATCCCGACGGCGAAGCTGACCGGAGTGGACGCGGCGTACTGGTGCGAGACCCCGGAGAAGAACCACCTGCGCTGGGTCATGCCGCACTCGGAGGAGCAGCTTCTGGACGCTCTCGCGCGGCTGCACGCCGCGGGCCGGTCCAACCTGGGCGAGGGCACCCGGCTCGTGGGCTCCTTCCGTGCTCACGGCCTCACGGTGCCGGTCTGGGACCTGCCGAGCGGGGTCACGGCGGACGATGTGGAGAAGCCGGCCGCCGAGTTCGCCGAGCGCCTCGCCGCAGCCCTCGCCGCGACCGAGCCGCTCACTCCGGAGGAGCGCCGGGCGCGCGGCGGACTGACCAACCGACAGGTCACGCTCAACTGA
- a CDS encoding trypsin-like peptidase domain-containing protein, with the protein MSTENEGNEVPPAPSAPPVPVASPTSPQGPAPEGNAPTAPLPPVPQDTPAGAGTQPGPTPAPHASGPAPDGSWPPPPPATPPYGEGAPHGDAGAGTAGFGGAGGAGAAGVWGASYQQPAPKPRGGGRGGLVAAVLVAALVAGGLGGGLGYTLAKNHDDSGSTTVSASDNGASQIKRAPGTIANVAAKALPSTVTIEAEGSNGDGGTGTGFVFDKQGHIITNNHVVADALNGGKLTATFPNGRKYEAEVVGHAQGYDVAVVKLKNPPTDLEPLALGDSDKVAVGDETIAIGAPFGLSNTVTTGIISAKNRPVASSDGSATSKASYMSALQTDASINPGNSGGPLLDAAGAVIGINSAIQSSGSGGGFGGSGQSGSIGLGFAIPVNQAKYVAQQLIKTGKPVYAKIGASVSLEDSTGGAKITDQGAGGAAAVESGGPADKAGLKPGDVITKLDDMVIDSGPTLIGEIWTHKPGDRVTVTYKRGGQDHTATLTLASRVGDN; encoded by the coding sequence GTGAGCACCGAGAACGAGGGCAACGAGGTACCCCCGGCCCCGTCCGCACCTCCCGTGCCGGTGGCCTCTCCCACCTCCCCGCAGGGCCCCGCCCCGGAGGGGAACGCGCCGACGGCCCCCCTTCCGCCGGTACCCCAGGACACCCCGGCCGGCGCCGGGACCCAGCCGGGCCCGACGCCCGCCCCGCACGCCTCCGGCCCGGCCCCGGACGGCTCCTGGCCGCCCCCGCCGCCGGCCACCCCGCCGTACGGCGAGGGCGCGCCCCACGGTGACGCCGGTGCCGGTACTGCTGGCTTCGGCGGCGCGGGTGGCGCGGGTGCCGCCGGTGTCTGGGGAGCGTCGTACCAGCAGCCCGCACCCAAGCCGCGCGGCGGCGGGCGTGGCGGGCTCGTCGCGGCGGTCCTGGTGGCCGCGCTGGTCGCGGGCGGCCTGGGCGGCGGCCTCGGCTACACCCTGGCCAAGAACCACGACGACAGCGGCTCCACCACGGTCTCCGCCTCCGACAACGGCGCCTCGCAGATCAAGCGCGCGCCCGGCACGATCGCCAACGTGGCCGCCAAGGCGCTGCCCAGCACGGTCACCATCGAGGCCGAGGGCAGCAACGGCGACGGCGGCACCGGCACGGGCTTCGTCTTCGACAAGCAGGGCCACATCATCACCAACAACCACGTGGTGGCGGACGCGCTCAACGGCGGCAAGCTGACGGCGACGTTCCCGAACGGCCGGAAGTACGAAGCCGAGGTCGTCGGCCACGCGCAGGGCTACGACGTCGCCGTCGTCAAGCTCAAGAACCCGCCGACCGACCTCGAGCCGCTCGCCCTCGGCGACAGCGACAAGGTGGCCGTCGGCGACGAGACGATCGCCATCGGCGCCCCCTTCGGCCTGTCCAACACGGTGACGACCGGCATCATCAGCGCCAAGAACCGCCCGGTGGCCTCCAGCGACGGCAGCGCCACCAGCAAGGCGTCGTACATGAGCGCCCTGCAGACCGACGCGTCGATCAACCCGGGCAACTCCGGCGGTCCGCTGCTGGACGCCGCCGGCGCGGTCATCGGCATCAACTCGGCGATCCAGTCGTCCGGCAGCGGCGGCGGCTTCGGCGGCTCCGGCCAGTCCGGTTCGATCGGCCTGGGCTTCGCCATTCCGGTCAACCAGGCCAAGTACGTCGCCCAGCAGCTGATCAAGACCGGCAAGCCGGTGTACGCCAAGATCGGCGCCTCCGTCTCGCTGGAGGACTCCACCGGCGGTGCGAAGATCACCGACCAGGGCGCGGGCGGCGCCGCCGCGGTCGAGTCCGGCGGCCCGGCCGACAAGGCGGGCCTCAAGCCCGGCGACGTGATCACCAAGCTCGACGACATGGTGATCGACAGCGGCCCGACCCTGATCGGCGAGATCTGGACCCACAAGCCCGGCGACAGGGTCACGGTCACCTACAAGCGAGGCGGCCAGGACCACACGGCCACCCTGACGCTGGCCTCCCGGGTGGGCGACAACTGA
- a CDS encoding MaoC family dehydratase, which produces MRVGAELAPLEIPVTRTLIVAGAIASRDYQDVHHDAELARQKGSPDVFMNILTTNGLVGRYITDHFGPTAVLRKVAIRLGAPNYPGDTMVLTGRIEAVDGDTATVRVVGANGLGRHVTGTVTVTVPAGAPASAPDPEGRS; this is translated from the coding sequence ATGCGCGTGGGCGCCGAGCTGGCCCCGCTGGAGATCCCGGTCACGCGGACGCTGATCGTCGCGGGGGCGATCGCCTCGCGGGACTACCAGGACGTGCACCATGACGCGGAGCTGGCCAGGCAGAAGGGCTCCCCGGACGTCTTCATGAACATCCTGACGACGAACGGCCTCGTCGGCAGGTACATCACGGACCACTTCGGCCCGACGGCGGTGCTGCGCAAGGTCGCCATCCGGCTGGGTGCGCCCAACTATCCGGGGGACACGATGGTGTTGACGGGCAGGATCGAGGCGGTCGACGGCGACACCGCCACCGTACGGGTCGTCGGCGCCAACGGGCTCGGCAGACATGTGACGGGCACGGTGACGGTCACGGTCCCGGCCGGGGCACCCGCGTCCGCCCCGGACCCGGAGGGCCGCTCATGA